DNA sequence from the Carnobacterium funditum DSM 5970 genome:
AAAACAGCCGTTCCTAAAGCTTCACTAAAAATATTCCAAACAGAATTTCTAATAGCCGGTCCTGTTGAAAAAATCCCTAAAATTTTAGCTGAATCTTTTGTTTCTTCAAAGTGAGGGTAATAATTTAACCAAACCAATGTAGCTCCAACAATTCCTCCAGCGATTTGAGCAACACTATAAGGTAACACTAATGACCAACTAAATTTTCCTGCTACTGCCATCGCCACTGATACTGCAGGATTTAGATGAGCTAAACTTAAAAAACTCGATGCATAAATACCCAAAGTTACTGCAGCTCCCCAACCCAGAGCAATCGTTATCCATCCACTATCTTCACTCTTTGATTTGCGTAGTAAATTAGCAGCTACGACACCATCACCCATTAAAACTAAAACCAATGTCCCAATAAATTCTCCGAGCATTTGCGACCATACTGATGTGTCCATTTAATTCCCAACCCCTTTTTTCACTATTTTTAAGTCATCTGATGCTAAAATCGTAGTGCCGGATTCAGTCATTCTCTCTTCAATAATTAGCAAATTTATTTGGTCATCTTTAAATTTCCTCTATTCACCACACTGGTTTTACTGAAAATAACAGTCTCTTTATTTTTCACTTGATTTTAAATGCATCACTCAATTAATTGGATTCTTTTAGTGGTTTGTGTTTAAAAACTCTAGTAGCTGCAACGGCATCTTTCCAGCCATCATACAGGTTTTCACGTAAGTCTTCTTTCATTTCTGGTTCAAATACACCGTTACTCTCCCAATATTTCTTAATTTCTTCTTGGTCTTTCCAAAATCCAGTAGCTAAACCAGATAGGTAAGCCGCACCCAAAGCAGTCGTTTCATTTACTTTCGAGCGTTCTATTGTTGTGCCCAGAATATCTGCTTGGAATTGCATTAAAAAGTCATTCATAGCTGCTCCACCATCTACTCGCATAGTCTTTGTTTCAATGCCAGAGTCTTTGTTCATCGTTTCGATAACATCACGGGTTTGGTAGGCTAATGATTCTAACGTCGCTCTAATCATATGCTCTTTTGTTGTCCCTCGTGTAATCCCAAAGAATGCACCACGAGCATCTTGATCCCAATAAGGAGCACCAAGCCCAACAAATGCTGGTACCATGTAAACATTACCAGATGAGTCGACACGTTTAGCGTATTTTTCAGATTCAGGTGATTCTCTAAAAAACCTAAGTCCATCACGCAACCATTGAATAGCTGAACCCGCAACGAAAATACTTCCTTCCAGAGCATAGGTAATCTCTCCGTTAATACCATAACCAATAGTAGTTAACAGTCCATTTTCAGATTTTATTGGTTTCTTTCCAGTGTTCATAATAATAAAAGCACCCGTACCGTAAGTATTTTTAACCATTCCTTTTTCATATCCTGTTTGACCAAATAAAGCTGCTTGTTGATCACCAGCGATACCTGCAATAGGAACCTCAGCACCATAGAAATGATAAGCTACTGTATGTCCATATATTTCTGAAGATGATCTAACTTCAGGAAGCATTTCTTTTGGAATATCCAATAATGCCAATATTTCTTCATCCCATTTTAAATCATAAATATTGAACATCATCGTACGACTAGCATTTGTATAATCTGTTATGTGTTTTACTCCCCCTGTTAGATTCCAAACAAGCCAAGTATCAATTGTCCCGAATAATAATTCCCCATTCTTTGCGCGCGCTCTCGAACCTTCAACGTGGTCTAAAATCCATTTAACTTTTGTTGCTGAAAAATAAGAATCTATGATTAAACCTGTTTTCTCTTGAATAGAATCTTTGTGTCCATCTTCAATTAATTGATCAGCAATTTCAGAAGTTTGCTTAGATTGCCACACAATAGCGTTGTAAATTGGTTTACCTGTTTCTTTATCCCAAATAACTGTTGTTTCGCGCTGATTTGTGATTCCTAAGCTATCTACTTCTTGAGGCTTTATTCCTGATTGAATTAAAACTTCAGCAATAACTGAAAGTACAGATAACCAAATATCATTGGCATTGTGTTCTACCCAACCTGGTTCAGGAAAAATTTGTTCAAACTCTTTTTGAGCTGACCATAATGGTTGTCCTTTCTTATCGAAAATGATAGCTCGTGTACTGGTTGTTCCTTGATCAACAGACATAATATAGTTCTTTTCCATTACTCAAACCTCCTAATTTTTAAAGCGCTTTCAATTCCGTTCGCTTTTATACTTTAATGTTAATTTTCTTTGATGTAAAGGGAAATGCATTTAAATTTTTAACCTATTTTTTAAAAAAATGGGCATTATTTTAAAATCTGTATTGTATCTTGAAAAGTTCGAGAACAAATCAAAATTTGACTCATCCATAGTTTGTCTAGAAACCTACTAAAAGTCTATTTTGACACTCCTTTCCTTTTTATTTTCCCACACCCTATGGCTGCACAAAAAGAATA
Encoded proteins:
- a CDS encoding MIP/aquaporin family protein is translated as MDTSVWSQMLGEFIGTLVLVLMGDGVVAANLLRKSKSEDSGWITIALGWGAAVTLGIYASSFLSLAHLNPAVSVAMAVAGKFSWSLVLPYSVAQIAGGIVGATLVWLNYYPHFEETKDSAKILGIFSTGPAIRNSVWNIFSEALGTAVLVFSLLAFTRGDFTDGLDPIVVGLLIVSIGLSLGGSTGYAINPARDLGPRIAHQLLPIKNKGTSDWQYSWVPIVGPIIGGVIAALLYLLIPLS
- the glpK gene encoding glycerol kinase GlpK gives rise to the protein MEKNYIMSVDQGTTSTRAIIFDKKGQPLWSAQKEFEQIFPEPGWVEHNANDIWLSVLSVIAEVLIQSGIKPQEVDSLGITNQRETTVIWDKETGKPIYNAIVWQSKQTSEIADQLIEDGHKDSIQEKTGLIIDSYFSATKVKWILDHVEGSRARAKNGELLFGTIDTWLVWNLTGGVKHITDYTNASRTMMFNIYDLKWDEEILALLDIPKEMLPEVRSSSEIYGHTVAYHFYGAEVPIAGIAGDQQAALFGQTGYEKGMVKNTYGTGAFIIMNTGKKPIKSENGLLTTIGYGINGEITYALEGSIFVAGSAIQWLRDGLRFFRESPESEKYAKRVDSSGNVYMVPAFVGLGAPYWDQDARGAFFGITRGTTKEHMIRATLESLAYQTRDVIETMNKDSGIETKTMRVDGGAAMNDFLMQFQADILGTTIERSKVNETTALGAAYLSGLATGFWKDQEEIKKYWESNGVFEPEMKEDLRENLYDGWKDAVAATRVFKHKPLKESN